A region of Mesorhizobium sp. M3A.F.Ca.ET.080.04.2.1 DNA encodes the following proteins:
- a CDS encoding extensin family protein produces the protein MLILPAQARHHHRHKSHLPPVSRNATPQMPPTAPIPEPRPDAADSTGTGTSEQGAQQQPSTHDDFVPQTPAVVATPPEKPTEPEAEPPNAAPVPAEKPPEIDKGETGKDESGKDETGKGETGEEKIPADPRSAELPADKMPEQEVACRERLKALGVDFEEHQAEHDAEIGCSIPYPIVLKTLGKSIAIGSGTELNCQMAEAAARFAADVIQPAAKAEFGTDLKSIGQASAYVCRPRHNGGRLSEHAFGNALDIASFTLSDGRKIEVGPVPPEQDAKFLNTVRKAACGPFKTVLGPGSDPDHSLHFHLDLEPRRHGGTFCQ, from the coding sequence ATGCTGATTTTGCCCGCGCAGGCCCGGCACCATCACCGGCATAAGAGCCATCTGCCGCCCGTCAGCCGGAATGCCACGCCGCAAATGCCGCCGACGGCGCCTATTCCGGAGCCGCGGCCCGACGCTGCCGACAGCACCGGTACGGGGACTTCTGAGCAGGGTGCCCAGCAGCAGCCGTCGACCCACGATGACTTCGTGCCACAAACGCCGGCAGTCGTTGCGACGCCCCCTGAAAAGCCGACAGAGCCGGAAGCGGAGCCTCCAAACGCGGCACCAGTGCCTGCGGAAAAGCCCCCCGAGATTGACAAGGGCGAGACTGGCAAGGACGAGAGTGGCAAGGACGAGACTGGCAAGGGTGAAACTGGCGAGGAGAAAATTCCCGCCGATCCGCGTTCAGCCGAGCTTCCCGCCGACAAGATGCCGGAGCAAGAGGTGGCATGCCGTGAACGGCTGAAAGCGCTCGGCGTCGACTTCGAGGAACACCAGGCCGAGCACGACGCCGAAATCGGCTGCTCGATCCCCTACCCTATCGTGCTGAAGACGCTCGGCAAATCCATCGCTATCGGCTCCGGCACCGAATTGAATTGCCAGATGGCCGAAGCTGCGGCGCGTTTTGCCGCCGATGTCATCCAGCCGGCGGCAAAGGCCGAGTTTGGGACGGACCTGAAGTCGATCGGCCAGGCGTCCGCCTATGTCTGCCGGCCGCGCCATAACGGCGGCAGGCTGTCGGAACACGCCTTCGGCAATGCGCTCGACATCGCCTCCTTCACGCTGTCGGACGGCCGCAAAATCGAAGTCGGTCCCGTGCCGCCCGAACAGGATGCAAAATTCCTGAACACCGTGCGCAAGGCTGCCTGCGGGCCGTTCAAGACCGTGCTCGGTCCAGGCAGCGATCCCGACCATTCGCTGCACTTCCACCTTGATCTCGAGCCGCGCCGCCACGGCGGCACGTTCTGCCAGTGA
- a CDS encoding DUF3775 domain-containing protein, with amino-acid sequence MQQRLEKEWELSIDPDTVRLFILKAKALSAAVNEDYDDGAEHEVEFDGDRHDNHHHDGLIEESSEDLTGEEFRQLIDDLNVDEAAELIALAWVGRGDYDASEWADAVAAARERVNKRTAKYLLGLPLLADWLEEGLEAIGA; translated from the coding sequence GTGCAGCAGCGCCTCGAGAAGGAATGGGAGCTTTCCATCGACCCGGACACGGTGCGCCTGTTCATCCTCAAGGCCAAGGCGCTGAGCGCCGCCGTCAACGAGGATTACGACGACGGCGCCGAGCATGAGGTCGAGTTCGACGGCGACAGGCACGACAACCACCATCATGACGGCCTGATCGAGGAATCGTCGGAAGACCTCACCGGGGAAGAGTTTCGCCAACTCATCGATGACCTCAATGTCGATGAGGCGGCCGAGCTCATCGCGCTGGCCTGGGTCGGCCGCGGGGATTACGACGCCTCCGAGTGGGCGGACGCGGTGGCCGCCGCGCGTGAGCGTGTAAACAAGCGCACTGCAAAATATCTGCTTGGCCTGCCATTGCTCGCCGATTGGCTGGAAGAAGGCCTCGAAGCCATCGGCGCGTAA
- a CDS encoding tetratricopeptide repeat protein, which produces MRRRLLVQVMAVAVALPLFAAPAFAAGEGGGGGNSGGTTQCKKGEVWDKKKKKCVVPQYGMLDDDSIYEAGHDLAMAGRYDEAISVLTLAANKQDPRILNYLGYSHRHSGRITVGLGYYEEALRINPDYTLVREYLGEAHLQMGDLAGAQKQLSEIEKRTGKGSREYGMLAEQIDHFLKS; this is translated from the coding sequence ATGCGCAGACGTTTGCTTGTTCAGGTCATGGCTGTTGCCGTTGCCTTGCCGCTGTTTGCGGCGCCCGCCTTTGCGGCAGGCGAAGGCGGTGGTGGCGGCAACAGTGGCGGCACCACCCAGTGCAAGAAGGGCGAAGTCTGGGACAAGAAGAAGAAGAAATGCGTCGTGCCGCAGTACGGCATGCTCGATGACGACAGCATCTATGAGGCAGGTCACGACCTCGCGATGGCCGGCCGCTATGACGAGGCGATCTCGGTGCTGACGCTCGCCGCCAACAAGCAAGATCCGCGCATCCTCAACTATCTTGGCTATTCGCACCGCCACTCCGGCCGCATCACCGTCGGCCTCGGCTATTATGAGGAAGCGCTGCGCATCAACCCCGACTACACGCTGGTGCGCGAATATCTCGGCGAGGCGCATCTGCAGATGGGCGACCTTGCCGGCGCGCAGAAGCAGCTCAGCGAGATCGAGAAGCGGACCGGCAAGGGCTCGCGCGAATACGGGATGTTGGCCGAGCAGATCGATCATTTCCTGAAAAGCTGA
- the greA gene encoding transcription elongation factor GreA, whose protein sequence is MNKVPMTGEGFASLKEELRWRQQEERPRIIEAISEARSHGDLSENAEYHAAKEAQSHNEGRVNELEDLIARADVIDVSKLSGDKVKFGATVVLVDEDTEEKKTYQIVGDQEADVKSGRISISSPIARALIGKEVGDAIEVNAPGGARGYEIVQVQFI, encoded by the coding sequence ATGAACAAGGTCCCGATGACAGGCGAGGGGTTCGCGTCATTGAAGGAAGAACTGCGCTGGCGCCAGCAGGAAGAGCGTCCACGCATCATCGAGGCGATCTCCGAAGCGCGCTCGCATGGCGACCTGTCAGAAAATGCCGAGTATCACGCTGCGAAGGAGGCGCAGAGCCATAATGAGGGCCGCGTCAACGAACTCGAGGACCTGATCGCGCGGGCCGATGTCATCGACGTCTCGAAGCTCAGCGGCGACAAGGTGAAGTTCGGCGCGACCGTGGTGCTGGTCGACGAGGACACCGAGGAAAAGAAGACCTATCAGATCGTCGGCGACCAGGAAGCCGACGTGAAGTCCGGCCGCATCTCGATTTCCTCGCCAATCGCGCGCGCGCTGATCGGCAAGGAAGTCGGCGACGCGATCGAGGTCAATGCGCCCGGCGGCGCGCGGGGTTACGAGATCGTCCAGGTGCAGTTCATCTAA
- the waaC gene encoding lipopolysaccharide heptosyltransferase I — MRVLIVKTSSMGDVIHSFPAVEDALQNCPGLSFDWCVEEAFAGIVAMHPAIKSIHKVAIRRWRRTLFNGQTWREMAVLRRTLRTAHYDLVIDAQGLLKSAVVARQAGTATAGFDRSSAREPSATLFYNRRYAVPRDLHAIERTRRLFGLALGYEPDLSRLGSGIVPPQGKLPLPEGRLAFLLHGTSREDKKWPVEDWTETARQMVSRHLTPVVTWSNEAEKRVAEAIASAAPGTVLIPRSPLVEIAAILGRSALVIGADTGLTHLASAFGLPTVAIFLATEPGLTGPRGPYSSTLLASDGGKVTPAKVMAEAEMLMQRQTLDQTAGAAPHCPTGHFSP, encoded by the coding sequence ATGAGGGTACTGATCGTCAAGACGTCCTCGATGGGCGATGTCATCCATAGCTTCCCGGCCGTCGAAGATGCGCTTCAAAATTGCCCCGGCCTAAGCTTCGACTGGTGCGTGGAGGAGGCTTTCGCCGGCATAGTCGCCATGCACCCGGCGATAAAATCCATACACAAGGTAGCGATCCGGCGCTGGCGCAGGACGCTTTTCAATGGCCAGACGTGGCGCGAGATGGCCGTCCTGCGCCGCACGCTCCGCACGGCGCATTATGACCTGGTCATCGACGCGCAAGGGCTGTTGAAATCAGCGGTCGTCGCAAGACAGGCCGGCACGGCGACCGCCGGCTTCGATCGATCGAGTGCACGCGAGCCCTCAGCGACGTTGTTCTACAACCGCCGGTACGCCGTACCGCGCGACCTCCACGCCATCGAGCGCACGCGGCGGCTGTTCGGGCTGGCGCTTGGCTACGAGCCCGATCTTTCGCGCCTTGGCTCCGGCATCGTGCCGCCGCAAGGCAAGCTTCCCCTGCCCGAGGGCAGGCTTGCCTTCCTGCTCCACGGCACCAGCCGCGAAGACAAGAAATGGCCGGTGGAGGACTGGACCGAGACGGCACGGCAAATGGTGTCCCGGCACCTTACCCCGGTCGTCACCTGGTCGAACGAAGCGGAAAAGCGTGTGGCCGAGGCGATCGCCAGCGCCGCGCCAGGCACCGTGCTGATCCCCAGATCACCCCTTGTCGAGATCGCTGCCATCCTCGGCCGGTCGGCGCTGGTGATCGGGGCCGACACCGGCCTCACCCATCTCGCCAGCGCCTTCGGCCTGCCGACCGTGGCCATATTCCTGGCGACCGAGCCGGGTCTCACCGGCCCGCGCGGCCCGTACTCCTCGACCTTGCTGGCATCCGACGGCGGCAAGGTCACGCCCGCCAAGGTGATGGCTGAGGCTGAAATGCTGATGCAGCGGCAGACACTCGATCAGACGGCCGGCGCTGCCCCCCATTGCCCTACCGGGCATTTCTCCCCGTGA
- the waaF gene encoding lipopolysaccharide heptosyltransferase II yields MAESPTILVIGPRWVGDMVMSQCLFSALKEQHPNAAIDVLAPGWAAPLVKRMPEIRYQIDFPLMPGALEFGSRRRFGRLLRGRYDIAYVLPGSWKSALIPFFARIPRRVGHLREMRYGLLTDIVPLPDALKRRTARAYFSLAQGGTFRAPQFIVDADNQAALLDRFGLASGKFVALMPGAEFGPAKRWPGEYYAELARAMMAKGLGVALLGSKKDASVTGEIAALAPGAVDIAGKTKLEDTIDLIAAAKLAVSNDSGLMHVAAAVGTPIVAVYGSTSPENTPPLSDRSELIWLHLSCSPCHSKTCPLGHLNCLKTLDVARVEAAADRLLEVAAAA; encoded by the coding sequence ATGGCTGAGAGCCCAACGATCCTCGTGATCGGCCCACGCTGGGTGGGCGACATGGTCATGTCGCAGTGCCTGTTCTCTGCGCTCAAAGAGCAGCATCCAAACGCCGCGATCGACGTGCTGGCGCCCGGCTGGGCGGCGCCGCTGGTCAAGCGCATGCCCGAAATACGCTATCAGATCGACTTCCCGCTGATGCCAGGCGCGCTCGAATTCGGCAGCCGCCGGCGCTTCGGCCGCCTGCTGCGCGGCCGCTACGACATCGCCTATGTGCTGCCGGGGAGCTGGAAATCGGCACTGATCCCGTTCTTTGCCCGCATTCCCCGCCGTGTCGGCCATCTCAGGGAGATGCGCTACGGCTTGCTGACCGACATCGTCCCCTTGCCTGACGCCCTCAAGCGGCGCACGGCACGCGCCTATTTCAGCCTGGCCCAGGGCGGCACGTTTCGCGCGCCGCAGTTCATAGTCGATGCGGACAACCAGGCGGCCCTGCTCGACCGGTTCGGGCTCGCTTCGGGAAAATTCGTCGCCTTGATGCCGGGGGCCGAGTTCGGCCCTGCCAAGCGCTGGCCCGGCGAATACTATGCCGAACTGGCTCGCGCCATGATGGCGAAAGGGCTCGGCGTCGCTCTGCTCGGCTCGAAGAAGGACGCCAGCGTCACCGGCGAGATTGCCGCGCTGGCGCCTGGCGCCGTCGACATCGCCGGCAAGACAAAGCTTGAGGACACTATCGACCTGATCGCCGCGGCGAAGCTCGCCGTTTCGAACGACAGCGGGCTGATGCATGTCGCGGCAGCCGTCGGCACGCCGATCGTCGCCGTCTACGGCTCGACATCGCCCGAGAACACGCCGCCGCTGAGCGACCGTTCGGAGCTGATCTGGCTCCACCTCTCCTGCTCGCCCTGCCACAGCAAGACCTGCCCGCTTGGCCATCTCAACTGCCTGAAGACGCTCGACGTCGCGAGGGTCGAAGCGGCGGCCGACCGATTGCTTGAGGTTGCGGCAGCCGCATGA
- the rfaD gene encoding ADP-glyceromanno-heptose 6-epimerase produces MIIVTGGAGMIGSNIVAALNSEGRDDIVVVDDLTDGHKIANLADLHIADYLDKDEFLARLEDGRLGRIEAVFHQGACSTTTEWNGKFMMEVNYAYSKRLLHACLGLRVPFLYASSASVYGGGSEFREEPEFERPLNVYAYSKKLFDDYVRRNVLGTDHSQVAGLRYFNVYGPREAHKGAMASVAFHLFNQVGRGENPKLFGAYDGFGPGEQSRDFIHVGDVADVNLWLWKRGTSGIFNCGTGRAQPFRAIAETVIGTLGKGEIEFIPFPDHLKGSYQSFTQADMSRLRAAGYNGQFRTVETGVRDYVEWLRAQRSS; encoded by the coding sequence ATGATCATCGTCACTGGCGGCGCCGGTATGATCGGCTCCAACATCGTCGCCGCGCTCAATTCCGAAGGTCGTGACGACATCGTCGTCGTCGACGATCTGACCGATGGCCACAAGATCGCCAACCTGGCCGACCTTCACATTGCCGACTATCTGGACAAGGACGAGTTCCTGGCCCGGCTCGAAGACGGCCGGCTCGGCCGCATAGAGGCGGTTTTCCACCAGGGCGCCTGCTCGACCACCACCGAATGGAACGGCAAGTTCATGATGGAGGTGAACTATGCCTATTCGAAGCGGCTGCTGCATGCCTGCCTCGGGCTGCGCGTGCCCTTCCTCTATGCGTCCTCCGCTTCGGTCTATGGCGGCGGCAGCGAGTTCCGCGAGGAGCCTGAGTTCGAACGCCCGCTCAACGTCTATGCCTATTCGAAAAAGCTCTTCGACGACTATGTCCGCCGCAACGTGCTCGGCACCGATCATTCCCAGGTGGCGGGCCTGCGCTATTTCAACGTCTACGGGCCGCGCGAGGCGCACAAGGGCGCCATGGCCTCGGTCGCCTTTCACCTGTTCAACCAGGTCGGGCGCGGCGAAAACCCGAAACTGTTCGGCGCCTATGACGGCTTCGGCCCGGGCGAGCAGAGCCGCGATTTCATCCATGTCGGCGATGTCGCCGACGTTAATCTGTGGCTGTGGAAGCGCGGCACGAGCGGCATCTTCAACTGCGGCACCGGCCGGGCCCAACCGTTCCGAGCTATCGCCGAAACGGTGATCGGCACGCTCGGTAAGGGTGAGATCGAATTCATCCCCTTCCCCGACCATCTCAAGGGCAGCTACCAGAGTTTCACGCAGGCGGATATGTCCCGCTTGCGCGCGGCAGGATACAATGGACAATTCCGGACTGTCGAAACCGGTGTCAGAGACTATGTCGAATGGCTGAGAGCCCAACGATCCTCGTGA
- a CDS encoding thioesterase family protein, whose product MTSDLKPGLRHLQTVRVDDSLTVPAMTPAFAGFNDMPPVFATAFMVGFIEWACVEALRPFLGSHEKTVGTHVDVSHVAATPVGMTVTADVELVAVEGRKLRFKVSCRDENGLIGEGFHERAVIDREKFMARVLAKSGRTGSSPQ is encoded by the coding sequence ATGACATCCGATTTAAAGCCTGGCCTTCGCCATCTTCAAACCGTGCGGGTCGACGATTCCCTGACGGTGCCGGCCATGACACCGGCCTTCGCGGGCTTCAACGACATGCCACCGGTCTTCGCCACCGCCTTCATGGTCGGCTTCATCGAGTGGGCGTGCGTCGAGGCGTTGCGTCCGTTCCTTGGCAGCCATGAGAAAACGGTCGGCACGCATGTCGACGTAAGCCACGTTGCCGCCACGCCCGTCGGTATGACGGTCACCGCCGATGTCGAGCTTGTCGCCGTGGAGGGGCGGAAGCTGCGCTTCAAGGTGTCGTGCAGGGACGAGAACGGACTGATCGGGGAAGGTTTTCACGAGCGCGCGGTAATCGACCGTGAGAAGTTCATGGCGCGCGTTCTGGCCAAATCAGGGCGGACCGG